From Plasmodium brasilianum strain Bolivian I chromosome 2, whole genome shotgun sequence, one genomic window encodes:
- a CDS encoding FtsJ-like methyltransferase, protein MNHIFTFETNLNDIFTRDDIEKSERCCDYCIKRKRVCKCETIKRELGSEEGKDIEELMELKMYYDEICEKIVDKYQDVVSRFEYDKDIVKYIKGNNINDEIECEDWLYFYELLKERKIVERCIDTKESKEVISFYSFHIDEEANFLSSLNYYLKTNNYNNIYHNWMGMSINPFNEYGSSCSDGSFSLCKEGKVEEGTNIIFSDDNMTTSIVEECENDHSTLLSLLGFGEYKKVHSLYYFLYIQDNERWISGMNNTGNICHLENIDHVWNKTVRESTNRIKLFHLITANSVRSNDADYIRIKKKKRKKDLFNENFFLESSIQIEWVLCTSQLICALGMIDIGGCFIMKLKLSFDNFLLSVFAILSICFKKLEVYKPSSCYVGNVVFLVATYFNGITSIFLSSLKNWVQSAQRDIAPLLGCGSSGVDGGIRLAKKKKFSNHSLIPRKWIKHSFFEEYKKCIKHFVDYLVFHLKKCINVSNTNLMKKNIENTKNTYISQFFQVHKIGALREREKLLNRSGENMIYCDESKLMHDQASKQTRSYANPHMNNHSSNGSIKYTNEGGIVQSSALDDVLLDKPNGMRDELESFNFFRNKNLYKIKNSLLLLIPNRMRVKESLFYENTYGGNVLCKKYTVNDNVRKYKKQISGLLKKIEYRTVEEKVEKKGLFELDNDIIAKRLFFLTDKNSFSEQQQKFEDLLKKQIYFSKKNWFKCYMHNDITNFHNPFYLDKTLFINILKCRYYIYYKNCDMHISSLRQILKQYEPFNTTYINYELYTSVIDCLFVLKNCASLDIFEDSNFLQNFLVISRESNVFDFFSKFEGRGIHVLLRDPDLGESGKFGNTIIICSFTSPPSSNSYMHFFPCSGAEVDEEGEGPSVNVEDMFRRRLPYKMFSELLINKLKKKNVCALVYIDLNTILPNYVHVVEKEIKIKNYLVASVIIAFNYLKKGGNMILRLSSVLTFFTAGIIYLLFCSFEKVQFFLPPSCDDIYLDLYIYCHNFSEYYIYRHYIQYMWDAITCNQYLDEQLCSNRGSRCDRDPTQSMESSGTNGGGSVRRSADINDDRNCNGMSNGNTNSISNDNIDSGKSTQADSTKKRKKDVYFCVPLYFLMNKQFVVLLKEFNYFYFKNHINVCLNFMKDLKYFYHNKSLIKCMLAHFFTAYVLPDVSFTNAYKSLTVNHNIFDEKKEDYTDNEEEKDESDEEDDMGKVEQINISKEQVEETYWGRVKKKRSSNIEENDTNKNNGNEQMVGNKGNGNLNFLFDLKKQEEMEAKKKFDSSSSESNYSIIYEYKSVPSEVSVSETAWESP, encoded by the exons ATGAATCATATATTCACATTTGAAACTAACctaaatgatatttttacCAGGGATGATATAGAGAAGTCCGAAAGATGTTGCGATTACtgtataaaaaggaaaagggtATGCAAATGCGAGACGATAAAAAGGGAGTTGGGCAG TGAGGAGGGGAAGGACATAGAAGAGCTGATGGAGTTAAAGATGTACTACGATGAGATATGCGAAAAGATTGTGGACAAGTATCAGGATGTTGTAAGCCGGTTCGAGTATGATAAGGATATTGTTAAGTACATAAAGGGTAACAACATAAATGATGAAATAGAATGTGAGGACtggttatatttttatgaattgttaaaagaaagaaaaatagtaGAAAGGTGCATTGATACAAAAGAGAGTAAAGAAGTGATATCATTTTATAGTTTCCATATAGATGAAGaagcaaattttttaagtagtttaaattattatctgAAGaccaataattataataatatatatcataattgGATGGGAATGAGTATTAATCCGTTCAACGAATATGGAAGCAGCTGCAGTGATggttctttttctttatgtaAAGAAGGAAAAGTAGAGGAGGGTacaaacataattttttctgatGATAATATGACCACATCAATAGTAGAAGAATGTGAGAATGATCATAGTactttattatcattacttGGATTTGGTGAATACAAAAAAGTGCATTCactgtattattttttatatatacaagatAACGAAAGATGGATTTCTGGCATGAACAATACAGGAAATATATGTCATCTAGAAAATATTGATCATGTATGGAATAAAACTGTTAGAGAAAGTACcaatagaataaaattatttcaccTAATTACTGCAAATAGTGTTAGAAGTAATGATGCTGACTATatcagaataaaaaaaaaaaaaagaaaaaaagatctttttaatgaaaatttttttctagaAAGTAGTATACAAATTGAGTGGGTTTTATGTACCAGTCAGCTAATATGCGCTTTAGGTATGATAGACATTGGTGGATGCTTTATTATGAAACTCAAATTATCCTTTGACAATTTTCTCTTATCCGTATTTGCCATTTTAtctatatgttttaaaaaattagaggTTTATAAACCGTCTTCTTGTTATGTAGGAAATGTAGTTTTCCTAGTAGCTACCTATTTTAACGGAATTACCTCCATATTCTTGTCCAGCTTGAAAAACTGGGTTCAGTCCGCTCAGAGGGATATTGCACCGCTACTGGGATGTGGAAGCAGCGGTGTTGATGGTGGCATCCGGTTGGccaagaaaaagaaattttccAATCACAGTCTAATACCAAGAAAGTGGATTAAGCATAGCTTTTTTGAGGAGTACAAGAAATGCATCAAACATTTCGTTGATTATTtagtttttcatttaaaaaaatgcattaacGTTTCTAACACTAActtgatgaaaaaaaatattgagaatacgaaaaatacatacatatctCAATTTTTCCAAGTGCATAAAATTGGTGCTCTTCGAGAAAGAGAGAAATTGCTGAACAGGTCAGGTGAAAACATGATATATTGCGATGAAAGCAAATTGATGCATGATCAGGCAAGCAAGCAGACTAGAAGTTATGCTAATCCTCATATGAACAATCATTCAAGCAATGGAAGTATCAAATATACTAATGAGGGGGGAATAGTACAAAGTAGTGCATTAGACGACGTGCTGTTAGACAAACCAAACGGGATGAGGGACGAACTGGAaagctttaatttttttagaaacaagaatttatacaaaattaaaaatagtttattacttttaattCCGAATCGTATGAGGGTAAAGGAATCGCTCTTCTATGAAAATACATATGGTGGAAATGTACTATGTAAGAAGTACACTGTGAATGACAATGTAAGGaagtataaaaaacaaataagtggtttgctaaaaaaaattgaatatagAACAGTAGAGGAAAAGGTGGAAAAGAAAGGTTTATTCGAGTTAGACAATGATATAATAGCAAAAagactttttttcttaacgGATAAGAATTCTTTTTCCGAGCAACAACAAAAATTTGAAGACCTGTTAAAGaagcaaatatatttttccaaaaaaaattggtTTAAATGTTACATGCATAATGATATAACAAATTTTCAtaatcctttttatttagataaaacattatttataaatattcttaaatgtagatattatatatactataaaaattgtGATATGCATATAAGCAGTTTAAGACAAATATTAAAGCAGTATGAGCCATTCAACACgacttatataaattacgAGTTATATACTAGTGTTATTGATTGCTTGttcgttttaaaaaattgtgcTTCTTTGGACATATTCGAAGATTCCAactttttgcaaaattttcTAGTTATTAGTAGAGAATCAAACGtgtttgattttttttcaaaatttgaaGGTAGAGGGATTCATGTTTTATTACGAGATCCTGACCTAG GAGAAAGTGGCAAATTTGGAAATACTATTATCATTTGTTCGTTCACGTCTCCACCCAGTAGTAATTCATATATGCATTTCTTTCCATGCTCAGGTGCTGAAGTAGATGAGGAAGGTGAAGGTCCATCCGTAAACGTGGAAGACATGTTCAGAAGGAGGTTGCCATATAAAATGTTCAGCGAATTGTTAATAAACAagttgaagaaaaaaaatgtgtgcGCACTAGTATATATCGATTTGAATACAATATTACCaaattatgtacatgtagTTGAGAAggagataaaaataaaaaattatttggtTGCTAGTGTAATTATagcatttaattatttaaagaaaggTGGAAATATGATATTGCGTTTAAGCAGTGTACTTACTTTTTTTACAGCGGGGATAATATATCTATTGTTTTGTTCTTTTGAAAAagtgcaattttttttaccgcCATCATgtgatgatatatatttagatttatatatatattgtcaTAATTTCAGtgagtattatatatatcgcCATTACATCCAGTACATGTGGGACGCAATCACATGCAATCAATACCTCGACGAACAGTTGTGTAGTAATAGGGGTTCCAGGTGCGATAGGGATCCCACACAAAGCATGGAAAGCAGTGGAACGAATGGCGGTGGAAGCGTCCGTAGAAGCGCAGATATAAACGATGATAGGAACTGCAATGGTATGAGTAACGGTAATACTAACAGCATTAGTAACGACAACATTGACAGTGGTAAGAGTACACAAGCAGACagcacaaaaaaaaggaaaaaggacgTTTACTTTTGCGTTCCCTTGTACTTCCTCATGAACAAACAGTTTGTGGTTCTTCTAAAAGAGTtcaactatttttattttaaaaatcatATTAATGTTTGtctaaattttatgaaagatttgaaatatttttaccatAATAAGTCTTTAATAAAATGCATGTTAGCACATTTCTTTACCGCCTATGTGTTACCTGATGTGTCTTTTACTAATGCTTACAAATCATTAACAGTTAATCATAACATTTTTGATGAAAAGAAGGAAGACTACACTGACAATGAAGAGGAAAAGGATGAAAGTGATGAAGAAGACGATATGGGAAAAGTGgaacaaattaatataagCAAAGAACAAGTAGAAGAAACATACTGGGgaagagtaaaaaaaaaaagaagctcGAATATAGAGGAAAatgatacaaataaaaataatggtaACGAACAGATGGTTGGAAATAAAGGAAATGGTAATCtaaactttttatttgatttaaaaaaacaggAAGAGATGGAAGCAAAAAAGAAGTTTGACAGTTCCTCTAGTGAATCCAATTAttcaataatatatgaatataagaGTGTTCCTAGCGAAGTATCTGTGTCCGAGACGGCTTGGGAAAGCCCCTAG
- a CDS encoding hypothetical protein (conserved Plasmodium protein), translated as MAIRLCKILRRSNKGRTYKGGKNAASKRSKFLDVSEFSKMDVKTNVREEDENLFEPPLGEKEAYPSYMQPEEKNSSGWSEKWRSDENVKKENIKVKERGNEKEKRNTYHFFSSDNYAYNVPYNYKVVIPTKENTMKNDKGNIREEYSRDTNTQLNYTDYTGFRNPTLQTFENYKYWQDSGFKKFLTRIFPIKLPEHKTVDPLLREYIYFLHSFDPFRFSFKKLSERYFFSKSSIKAIYKEESVKRFLQDNELCNDKTKRISKKEAVTKIKELIYSKRIGYKDIGDHENVKNEEDQFQGYKNTFDQINRQVIQVESISSFPLPHRRDPVPKRVDVDMPVFNSANVKIMNWINPNDRVIYAGDDKTVKRRKYDIKNNKLRGKNKPHILNNESEKNFLEVMSAHIYNPSISYREFFDNNAMGTSTIYYSRLMWGALIFLIMFILVSCIGVYLYVNNLENSFPRKRHSPNPTNHYVINPVIPYS; from the exons ATGGCGATACGTTTGTGCAAGATACTTCGACGGAGTAACAAAGGACGGACATACAAAGGAGGAAAAAATGCTGCTTCGAAACGATCAAAATTTTTGGATGTTTCAGAGTTTTCCAAAATGGACGTAAAGACGAATGTGAGAGAGGAAGAcgaaaatttatttgaacCCCCATTGGGAGAAAAAGAGGCTTACCCCTCATACATGCAACCtgaggaaaaaaatagttcAGGATGGTCAGAAAAATGGAGGAGTGATGAAAACGtaaagaaggaaaatataaaagtaaaggaAAGGggaaatgaaaaggaaaagaggAATACTTAccatttcttttcttcagATAATTATGCATACAATGTGCCATATAACTACAAAGTAGTTATACCAACAAAAGAAAACACAATGAAGAATGACAAAGGAAATATACGAGAAGAATATAGCAGAGATACAAACACTCAATTAAACTACACTGATTACACAGGTTTTCGAAATCCTACTTTACAAacatttgaaaattataaatattggCAAGATAGtggatttaaaaaatttcttacAAGAATTTTTCCAATTAAATTACCGGAACATAAAACTGTTGATCCGTTATTAagagaatatatttatttcttacaCTCGTTTGATCCATTTAGAtttagttttaaaaaattaagtgagagatattttttttcaaaaagctCTATAAAGGctatatataaagaagaaaGTGTGAAGCGGTTTCTTCAAGATAATGAACTCTGTAATGATAAAACGAAAAGGATTTCTAAAAAAGAAGCagtaacaaaaattaaagaattaatatattcgAAAAGAATTGGGTATAAAGATATTGGTGACcatgaaaatgtaaaaaatgaagaagacCAATTTCAAGGGTACAAAAATACATTCGATCAGATCAACAGACAAGTAATTCAAGTCGAGTCCATTTCTTCGTTTCCTCTACCACATAGAAGGGATCCCGTTCCTAAGAGAGTAGACGTCGACATGCCCGTTTTTAACTCCGCAAAtgtgaaaattatgaactGGATAAACCCTAACGATAGG GTAATTTATGCAGGGGATGATAAGACAGTTAAGAGGAGAAagtatgatataaaaaataataagctAAGGGGAAAAAACAAACCGCATATATTAAACAATGAATCGGAGAAAAACTTCTTAGAGGTTATGTCTGCTCATATTTATAACCCCTCCATATCGTACCGAG AATTTTTTGATAACAATGCAATGGGTACGTCTACCATATACTACTCCAGACTAATGTGGGGAGCACtcatttttttgattatgtttattttagttAGCTGCATAggagtatatttatatgttaataatttagaaaacAGTTTTCCAAGGAAGCGACATTCACCCAATCCAACGAATCACTACGTTATCAATCCCGTCATCCCGTATTCTTAA
- a CDS encoding cyclase-associated protein, whose product MTTSEASKAINLKDNQWDVSNYKNEEIVKLNKVELNHAVNIFNCENSTIVIENEKFKSLQIQKCVKCNAVLKNLISSIEIIHSKNIKIQILGKCSSLSVDKSVGVQIYLSKENTDCEFTTALSSEMNIHLENAEGDWNEITIPEQFQHHLQDGKLSTRVSDLYNF is encoded by the exons ATGACGACTAGCGAAGCGAGTAAGG CAATAAACCTGAAAGATAATCAGTGGGATGTGTCAAACTACAAAAATGAAGAGATCGTTAAGTTAAACAAAGTGGAACTTAATCATGCTGTGAACATATTTAATTGTGAAAACAGTACAATTGTtatagaaaatgaaaaatttaaatcattACAAATACAAAAGTGTGTAAAATGTAATGccgttttaaaaaatttaatatcatCTATCGAAATAAtacattcaaaaaatataaaaattcaaatactGGGTAAATGTTCTTCCCTCTCTGTTGATAAATCTGTAGgggtacaaatatatttgtcAAAGGAAAACACGGACTGTGAGTTTACAACTGCCTTGTCATCAGAAATGAATATTCATTTAGAAAATGCGGAGGGGGATTGGAACGAAATTACAATCCCTGAGCAATTTCAACATCATTTGCAGGATGGAAAACTCAGCACGCGAGTTTCGGACCTATACAATTTTTAA
- a CDS encoding heptatricopeptide repeat and RAP domain-containing protein has product MLKHDPVHLEKAIFMCKLLTQKKKKKKGKSKEVKKRRSKEVKKRRSKEVKKRRNKEVKKRRSKEVKKRRSKEVKKRRNKEVKKRRSKEVKKRRSKEVKKRRSKEVKKQRSKEVKKRRSKEVKKQRSKEGKKQNKKGLSNKQEVRTNIYGENKKIRLNETEARFRERGNSILSNDLHSQYGALGKMRIIKTAVDKCHFLPMLAKRRISCLPILGTINRACTKIKGVNSNSSRLNELVLYRNVTTNVLEKKRENNVEEYMTNDEIINFFEENKNMNIDKLYNLIKTLSRKKIEERKKIVENEKFLNFIEEIENRISIMNTRYLCNFALRLASISINNDEIKKVLTKISEHALKKINMNPRDLVGIGYSLGLCNNMNEYFFEHLKKETISNIDAYTPTLLTQLLECMRLSQNLDVELTNLIVEKMCEEIDRFTTRDVTLALKTLSMAGIPRGFLIRRLCNLVFDNISHFHHTALINIIYNLTKLKFTTNNHIDVIYKNVEEHLENCNTTTLCELLYTFYMNEINEENRINKILENINYEHFNTTKTAVIIDFIHACTYYTKYVDKEKFENLISLLFSRNVPKSLTLIAKIREPIYFLSADSTFKFDLNNISPSWLNAMNDFLRIDHEKLQALKTFHEVQNVLNIIAPNFKLNFVPLQITHSYSVDFIENEKKIVIDLDTIVRHTSFQIKHKYFENLGYKTAKIHFWKWRKCRSEKEQQNYLCDILYSVTDQKKNLEEINQHEGEKKMDITQHDS; this is encoded by the exons ATGTTAAAACATGACCCGGTGCACCTGGAGAAAGCAATTTTTATGTGCAAGTTGTTAA ctcaaaaaaaaaaaaaaaaaaaaggaaaaagcaAAGAAGTAAAGAAGCGAAGAAGCAAAGAAGTAAAGAAGCGAAGAAGCAAAGAAGTAAAGAAGCGAAGAAACAAAGAAGTAAAGAAGCGAAGAAGCAAAGAAGTAAAGAAGCGAAGAAGCAAAGAAGTAAAGAAGCGAAGAAACAAAGAAGTAAAGAAGCGAAGAAGCAAAGAAGTAAAGAAGCGAAGAAGCAAAGAAGTAAAGAAGCGAAGAAGCAAAGAAGTAAAGAAACAAAGAAGCAAAGAAGTAAAGAAGCGAAGAAGCAAAGAAGTAAAGAAACAAAGAAGTAAAgagggaaaaaaacaaaataaaaaaggactAAGTAATAAGCAAGAAGTAAGAACAAACATATACGGAgagaataagaaaataagGTTGAATGAGACCGAAGCGAGATTCAGAGAAAGGGGGAACTCGATTTTATCGAATGACTTGCATTCTCAATac GGTGCTTTAGGAAAAATGAGAATTATAAAGACAGCTGTCGATAAGTGCCATTTCTTGCCCATGCTGGCAAAGAGAAGAATAAGCTGCTTACCTATCCTTGGCACAATAAATAGAGCGTGTACTAAAATCAAAGGGGTTAACTCAAATTCAAGTAGATTAAACGAGCTTGTGCTGTACCGAAATGTTACTACCAAcgttttggaaaaaaaaagagagaacAATGTGGAAGAATACATGACTAATGATgagataataaatttttttgaagaGAACAAGAATATGAATATAGACAAACTATACAATTTGATTAAAACTttaagtagaaaaaaaattgaagaaaggaaaaaaatagtagaaaatgagaaatttttaaattttatagaaGAGATAGAAAATCGTATAAGTATTATGAACACTAGATATTTGTGTAATTTTGCTTTAAGGTTAGCTAGTATATcaataaataatgatgaaataAAGAAAGTACTTACAAAAATAAGTGAGCATgcattaaaaaagataaatatgaATCCACGTGACCTAGTTGGAATAGGTTATTCCTTAGGTTTATGTAATAACatgaatgaatatttttttgaacatttgaaaaaagaaacaatatCTAATATTGATGCGTATACACCAACTTTATTAACTCAATTATTAGAATGTATGAGATTATCACAGAATTTAGATGTTGAATTAACAAATTTAATAGTTGAAAAGATGTGCGAAGAAATAGATAGATTTACTACCAGAGATGTAACATTAGCTTTGAAAACATTATCCATGGCTGGTATACCACGAGGATTTTTAATTCGTCGTTTGTGTAATTTAGTTTTTGACAATATATCCCATTTTCATCATACAGcgttaattaatattatatacaacTTGACAAAATTGAAATTCACTACAAATAACCATATTGacgttatatataaaaatgtagaagAGCATTTAGAAAATTGTAACACAACTACTTTATGCGAATTGttgtatacattttatatgaatgaaataaatgaagaaaacagaattaacaaaattttggaaaacataaattatgAGCATTTTAATACAACTAAAACTGCTGTTATAATTGATTTTATTCATGCATGTACTTATTACACCAAATATGtggataaagaaaaattcgaaaatttaatttctttattatttagcAGAAATGTTCCAAAGTCTTTAACCTTAATAGCAAAAATTAGAGAACCAATTTATTTCTTGTCAGCTGATAGTACCTTTAAATTTgacttaaataatatttcccCATCGTGGCTAAATGCTATGAAtgattttttaagaatagaTCATGAAAAATTGCAAGCCTTAAAAACCTTCCATGAAGTACAAAATGTTTTGAATATAATTGCtccaaattttaaattaaattttgttcCACTACAAATTACTCATTCTTATTCTGTAGattttattgaaaatgagaaaaaaattgtaatagaCTTGGATACCATCGTAAGACATACCTCTTTCCAAATTAAACACAAATACTTTGAAAATTTGGGATATAAAACAGCCAAAATTCATTTCTGGAAATGGAGAAAATGCAGGTCAGAAAAGGAACAACAAAACTACTTATGTGATATCTTATATTCAGTAACTGaccagaaaaaaaatttggaagAAATTAATCAACatgaaggggaaaaaaaaatggacatTACCCAGCATGACAGCTAG